A genomic window from Bdellovibrio sp. SKB1291214 includes:
- a CDS encoding polyprenol monophosphomannose synthase, translated as MKTLIVIPTYNEKENVQTIVPAVFAQNLGVDILVVDDNSPDGTGSIVREMQKSLPQLNLLSRPGKQGLGKAYIAGFRWGIDQGYEAIVEMDADFSHRPEDLGPLLNTLKQNDFAVGSRYVAGGRTVNWGLMRKIISRGGGIYSRLILGFPLNDWTGGFNAWKKETLIGIDLATVESNGYSFQIELKYKAMKKGFKGAESPIVFEDRRVGQSKMSLKIVLEAFWRVWLMRFK; from the coding sequence CTGATTGTTATTCCTACGTACAACGAAAAAGAAAACGTTCAAACTATTGTTCCAGCTGTGTTTGCTCAAAATTTGGGCGTTGATATCCTGGTGGTTGATGACAACTCTCCTGATGGTACAGGGTCTATTGTGCGTGAAATGCAAAAATCCCTTCCTCAATTGAATCTACTTTCTCGTCCTGGCAAACAGGGTTTGGGTAAGGCTTATATTGCGGGTTTTCGTTGGGGGATTGACCAAGGTTACGAAGCCATCGTCGAGATGGATGCGGACTTCTCTCATCGTCCCGAGGATTTGGGTCCACTTTTGAATACATTGAAGCAAAATGATTTCGCAGTTGGTTCACGATATGTAGCGGGTGGCCGCACTGTGAACTGGGGTCTTATGCGCAAGATCATTTCTCGCGGTGGTGGTATCTATTCTCGTTTGATCTTGGGTTTCCCCTTGAACGACTGGACGGGCGGATTCAACGCTTGGAAAAAGGAAACTTTAATCGGTATTGATCTCGCAACGGTTGAGTCCAACGGTTACAGCTTCCAAATTGAATTGAAATACAAAGCTATGAAAAAAGGCTTTAAGGGAGCAGAGTCTCCAATCGTGTTTGAAGACCGTCGCGTGGGACAATCTAAAATGTCTCTTAAAATCGTGCTTGAGGCTTTCTGGCGTGTTTGGCTTATGCGCTTTAAATAA